TGGTACGGGGCGGTCCTGGCGGCCGGCTTCGACGCGATCGTCAACGAGCGGGCCAACCGGATGCGCCGGCCGCGCGGCCCGCGCCGCTACGACCTGGCGATCCTGGTGGAGCTGGCCCGGCTGCGCCCGCGCCGCTACCGGTTGCGCCTCGACGGCGTGCCGCACGAGGTCGACGCCGTGCTGGTCGCGGTGGGCAACTGCGCCAGCTACGGCGGCGGGATGCGGATCTGCCCCGACGCCGACCCCACCGACGGGCTGCTGGACGTGGTGGTCGGCGGGCGGTTCGACCGGCGCACCCTGATGCGGGTGAAGCCGCAGATCTATCGGGGCACCCACGTCACGCACCCGCTGGTGCGCAGCTACCGGGCGCGGACGGTGGAGCTGTGGGCCGAGGGCATCACCAGCTACGCCGACGGGGAGCGGGCGCTGGAGCTGCCGGTACGGATCACCGCCGAGCCGCAGGCGGTGCGGCTGCTGCGCTGAGCTGCCCGTCCGGCCCCTCGGCCACCGGCCCGGCCGGCTCACCGGGCTCGTCCGTCCGGGGCGCGGCGGCCCGTACGGCGCCGACGCTGGCCACGATCACCAGGCCGATCGCCAGCAGCTCCACCGCCCGCAGGTCCTGGTGCAGCACCAGCCAGCCGGCGAGCGTCGCGAGCGCCGGGCCGAGACTCATCAGCACCGCGAAGGTCGAGGTCGGCAGCCGGCGCAGCGCCAGCAGCTCCAGGGTGTACGGCAGCACCGACGCGAGCAGCGCCAGCCCGGCGCCGAGCGCCAGCGTGCCCGGGTGCCACAGCCGCGTCCCCGCGTCCAGCAGGCCGAACGGCAGCGTGATCACGGCCGCCACCGCGAGGGCGAGGGCCAGCCCGTCCGCGCGGGGGAAGCGGCCCCCGACCCGGGCCGAGCAGACGATGTACGCCGCCCAGAGCGCCCCGGCGGTCAGCGCGAGGCCGGCGCCCACCGGGTTCAGCCGGTCGAAGCCCCCCTGACCGAGCAGGGCCACCCCGGCCAGTGCCAGGCCGGCCCAGCACCAGGCGGTCCAGCGGTGCGCGGTCAACACCGACAGGGTGAGCGGTCCCAGCACCTCCAGGGTGACGGCCGGGCCCAGCGGAATGCGGTCGATGGCCTGGTAGAAGACCGAGTTCATGCCGGCCAGGGCCAGCCCGAACGCGACGACGGAGAGCCAGGCGGCCCGGTCGTGCCCGCGCAGCCGGGGCCGGCACGCCAGCAGCATCAGCAGCGCGCCCAGGGTCAGCCGCAGCGTCACCGTGCCGGCCACCCCGGCCCGGGGGAAGAGCAGTGCGGCGACCGCCGAGCCGAAGTGCACCGACAGCGCGCCGCCCAGCACCAGCCCGACCGCACCGAGCCGGCCGCCGCAGCGGCGGGGAGCGCGTACGGGGATCGGTGCGGTGCTGGTCATGGCCCTGACGCTAGCCCGTGGCCCGGGACGCGCCGCACCGGCGGTGGCGGGTGGTTCAGGCCGCCCCGGCGGCGCGGGAGGGGTGGACGCCGACCAGGCGGTCCAGCCACTCGGCGAGCAGCGCCCGCTCGGCGGGGGACAGGTCGGCGGCCACCTCCGGCAGCGCGGCGCGCAGCGCCACCGCGTGGCGTACCGGTCGGTCGGGTGGGCGCAGGGTGCGGGCGGCGGGACTGTCTGCGCAGACGGCGGTGAGCAGGGCCTCCCGGACGGCGGTGGAGAGGGCGGGGTCGCCTCCCGCGATCAGGGTCAGGGTGACGCCGCAGTTCGCCGCGTGCACCATCTCGGCCGCCCGGTCCACGTCGACCCGGAGCCGGCCCGCCTCGGCCACCCGGTGGACGAGCTGACGGAGGATGTCGGCGGCCACCCGGGCGGCGGTGGGACGCTCCCCGGGACGCGGGTCGCCGTACATCAGGGTGTGGCAGGCGGGCTGCGCGACGCCGAACGCGACCAGCGTGTCCCAGCCGTGCCGCAGGTCGTCGACCGGATCGGCGGCCTCCGGGGCGGCCTGGTCGTGCAGCCAGGTGGCGAAGCGGAAGCTGGCCGCCGCGTCCAGCAGCCCGCGCAGGTCGCCGAACTGCCGGTAGAGGGTCGGCGCCTGCACCCCGGCGGCACGGCTGACCGCCCGGGTGGTGACCGCGTCCCGGCCGCCCTCGGCGAGCAGCGCGGCGGCGGCGCGGACGATCCGGTCCCGGGGCGACATCTCGATCATGACTGCGACGATAAGCCGGACCGGTTAGCGCCGCTACGTGACGCGCTCACCGGCCGGTGTTAGCGGCGGAAACCGCAGCTCAGGACGACAGGGCCAGATCCAGTACGGCGCCGAGCCCGCTGGCCCGACCCGGCTCAGCGGCGGGCAGCACCAGCACCGCGCACCCGGCCGCCGCCGCGCCCGCGTCGGCCGGCGTGTCACCCACCATCAGCGTGTGCTCCGGGTCGACGCCGAGCAGGCCGCAGGCGCGCAGGAAGATCCCCGGGTCGGGCTTGCAGCGCCCCACCTCGTACGACAGCGCGTACGCGTCGACCAGGTCGGCCAGCCCCCAGGCGGCGAACAGCGGCCGGATGTCGAAGCCGATGTTGCTGACCACCGCCACCTTCACCCCGCCCTGCCGCAGCGCCTTGAGCACCGCCTCGGTGTCCGGGTACGGCACCCAGCCGTCGGGGATCAGCAGCCGCTCGTAGAGGGCGTCGGCGAAGCCGTCGATGCCGGCGTCCACCGTCTCGGCCAGACCCGTGTAGGCCGCCCGGTGGGCGTGCTCGTAGAGATCACGGTCGGCCCACAGCTCGGCCAGCCGGGGCGGCACCCGGGCCGGCAGCGGCCCACCGGCCCGCCCGGCGGTGAGCAGCCGGTCGGCCAGCGAGGTGGCCTTCACCCGGTCCAGTTCCACCCCGCACGCCGCGGCGGCCTGGAGCACCCACTCGCGGGGCTCCTCCACCTGGGCGAGGGTGCCGTGGAAGTCGAAGAGCACCGCCTCCACGGGCCGACGGGACGGGCTCGGGCGGACGGCGTCGTCGGCGCCGCTCGAGGTGTGGGGCGGTTCGGCATGGTCCGGCACGTCGTGCACCCTACCGATCCCCTCCGACCTTCCTGCCGGATGGCCTTACCCGGTGGTCGTCGGACCCAGCGATTAATCTTGAGACATGTCGAGCCCCGCCGAGCGGTACGCCGCGGCACGCCGCCGGGCCGCGCAGGCCTCCGCCTTCCCGGCCCTGGACGAATTCGCCCGCGATCTCGGGTTCGACCTGGACGACTTCCAGCGGGAGGCGTGCGAGTCCCTGGAGCGGGGCAGCGGCGTGCTGGTCTGCGCCCCGACCGGCGCCGGCAAGACCGTGGTCGGCGAGTTCGCCGTACATCTGGCCCTGCGGGGCGCGCCGGGGCAGCCGGCGGCGGCCGACGCTGCGCCCGGGCCCACGACCCGGCGCAAGTGTTTCTACACCACGCCGATCAAGGCGCTCTCCAACCAGAAGTACCACGACCTCGTCGACCGGTACGGTGCCGAGCAGGTCGGCCTGCTCACCGGCGACAACGCGATCAACGGCGACGCGCCCGTGGTGGTGATGACCACCGAGGTGCTGCGCAACATGCTCTACGCCGGCTCCAGCACGTTGCAGGGCCTGGCCTACGTGGTGATGGACGAGGTGCACTATCTCGCCGACCGGTTCCGGGGCGGCGTCTGGGAAGAGGTGATCATCCACCTGCCCGCCTCGGTCACCCTGGTCTCCCTCTCGGCGACGGTCTCCAACGCCGAGGAGTTCGCCGACTGGCTGGTCACCGTCCGGGGCGAGACCGCGGTGGTGGTCAGCGAGCACCGGCCGGTGCCGCTGTGGCAGCACATGCTGGTCGGCAAGCGGATGTTCGACCTGTTCCACGACGCCGACGCCGCCCGCAAGCACGACGTCCACCCCGAGCTGCTGCGCTACACCCGGGACACGGTGCGTCGGCTGGAGCTGGGGGAGGGGCGCAGCGCCGGCCCCGGCGCCGGACGACGCGGCCCCCGCTGGCGCGGCCCGCTGCGCCCGGACATCGTCGAGCGGCTCGACCGGGAGAACCTGCTCCCGGCGATCCTGTTCATCTTCAGCCGCGCCGGCTGCCAGGCGGCGGTGCAGCAGTGCCTCGCCGCCGGCCTGCGCCTCACCTCCGCCGAGGAACGCGCGGAGATCCGCGAGGTGGTCGAGTCGAGGATCACCGCCATCCCCGGCGAGGACCTCACCGTGCTCGGCTACTGGGAGTGGCTCGACGGCCTGGAGCGCGGCCTCGCCGCCCACCACGCGGGCATGCTGCCGGCCTTCAAGGAGGTCGTCGAGGAGCTCTTCGTGCGCGGCCTGGTCAAGGCGGTCTTCGCCACCGAGACCCTGGCGCTCGGCATCAACATGCCGGCCCGCTGCGTGGTGCTGGAACGCCTGGTCAAGTTCAACGGGGAGGCGCACGTCGACCTGACCCCGGGGGAGTACACCCAGCTCACCGGGCGGGCCGGCCGGCGCGGCATCGACGTCGAGGGGCACGCCGTCGTGGTCTGGTCGCCGGAGACCGACCCCCGGCACGTGGCCGGCCTGGCCTCCACCCGCACCTATCCGCTGCGGTCCAGCTTCCGGCCGTCGTACAACATGGCGGTCAACCTGGTCGGCACGGTCGGCGCGGAGCCGGCCCGGGCGCTGCTGGAGTCCTCGTTCGCGCAGTTCCAGGCGGACCGGTCGGTGGTCGGCCTGGCCCGGCAGGTGCAGCGCAACACCGAGACGATCGAGGCGTACGGCGCGGAGGCGGCCTGCCACCAGGGCGACTTCGACGAGTACTTCGCGCTGCGGGTGGCCATCGCCGACCGGGAACGCGCGATCGCCCGGCAGGGGCAGACCCAGCGCAAGGCCGCCGCGGTGGCCTCCCTGGAGCGACTGCGGATCGGTGACGTGATCCGGGTGCCGTCGGGGCGGCGGGCCGGTCTCGCGGTGGTGCTCGACCCGGCCACCGGGGGCTTCGGTGAGCCCCGGCCGCTGGTGCTCACCCAGGACCGGTGGGCCGGGCGGGTCACCCCCGGCGACTTCACCACCCCGGCCGAGGTGCTGGCCCGGATCCGGGTGCCGAAGCACTTCAACCACCGCTCCCCGGCCGCCCGGAGGGACCTCGCCGCCGAGGTCAGCGGCACCGGGCTGGACCGGCACGGCGGGCGACGCGGCGGCCGGTCCCGACAGGCCGCCGGGGAGGACCACCGGCTCAGCCAGCTCCGCTCCGAGCTGCGCCGGCACCCCTGCCACGCCTGCGCCGAGCGGGAGGAGCACGCCCGCTGGGCGGAGCGCCGGCGTCGGCTGGAACGCGACACCGAGGAGCTGCGGGAGCGGGTGGCCGGCCGCACCGGCTCCCTGGCCCGGACCTTCGACCGGATCGTCGCGCTGCTCACCGCCCGGGGCTACCTCTCCGCCGACGGCGAGGTCACCGACGCCGGCCGGATGCTCGGCCGGATCTGGACCGAGGCGGACCTGCTGGTCGCCGAGTGCCTGCGCCGGGGGGTCTGGGACGGGCTCTCCCCGGCCGAGCTGGCCGCCGCCGTCTCCGTGGTGGTCTTCGAGGCCCGCCGGGACGTCGACGAGCGGGCGTCGCTGCCGCGCGGCCCGGTCTCCGAGGCGGTCGAGGCGACCCTCAAGCTCTGGGGGGAGATCGAGGCGGACGAGGCGGCCCGGGGCCTCACCGTCACCCGCGAGCCGGACCTCGGCTTCGCCTGGCCGATCTATCGCTGGGCGAAGGGCGAGACCCTGGCGAAGGTGCTCGCGAGCGGACACCAGATCGACGGGGAGATGCCGGCCGGGGACTTCGTCCGCTGGTCCCGGCAGGTCGTCGACCTGCTCGGTCAGCTCGCCGACTCCGGCGGCGCCTCGGCCGAGCTGCGCGCCACCGCGCGGCAGGCCATCGGGACCGTCAACCGGGGTGTGCTGGCCTACCACGCCACCGCCTGATCATCACTTTCGGTCACCTACCGCCGAGAATCGACGCATCGGAACGTCACCGCCACGGCACCCCCCGGATTTCCCGGGGGGTGCCGTCGTGCCTGTTCAGGGCCTCCACGATCATGGCGAGGGCGCACTTGTTACGCGCCGGTAGCTCTTTGGGGGAAAGGCCGTCATGGCGGAAATCAATCACTTTGAGTACGGGTGGATCACGCCCGCGCTCAGCTACGCGCTCTCGGTGCTCGGCTCGGCCCTCGGGCTGGTCTGCGCCGGCCGGATCCGGACCGCCACCACCGGCGGGCAGCGGGCCCGGTGGGGGCTGCTCGCCGCCTGGGCGCTCGGCGGCACGGCCATCTGGGCGATGCACTTCATGGCGATGCTCGGCTTCGCCGTCCAGGGCACCCGGATCCGCTACGACGTGCCGATCACCGCGGCCAGCACGGCGATCGCCGTCGCGGCCGTCGGCATCGGCCTGGCCATCGTCGGCACCGGCCGGCTCTCGGTGGTCCGGCTCCTCGCCGGTGGGCTCTTCACCGGCCTCGGCGTGGCCGCCATGCACTACACCGGCATGGCCGCGATGCGGCTGGACGGCACCCTCGCCTACGACCCCACCCGGGTGGCCCTGTCGGTGCTCATCGCGGTGGTCGCCGCGACGGTGGCGCTCTGGCTGTCGATGACCGTCCGGCGCGGCCTCGCCATCGCCGCCTCCGCGCTGGTCATGGGCATCGCCGTCAACGGGATGCACTTCACCGGCATGAGCGCGCTGTCGGTGCACGTGCACGACCGGCAGGGCGAGCTGGCCGGCACCGAGGTCAGCGGCCTGCTGGTGCCGATCGTGCTGGCCGTGGTCTTCGGTGTGGTCGGGCTGGTCTACGCGCTGCTCGCCGCGCCGACCGAGGACGACCTGGCCGGGGCGGCGTACCTCGACGCGCGGCGGAGCCCGGAGCACAGCCGTCCGACGCCGGAGCCGACGCCGGACCCGGTGGGCCTGCGCGGGCGGACCACCCTCGGCTCGCCGGGCACGCCCTTCCCGTCCCGGCGCGACACGTCGTCCCGCTGACGGCCGCGTCGCCGCGGCGCCGGCCCGACCGGGTCGGACGGTGCTGAACTCAGAGTCGCCGGCCCGACCGGGTCGGCCTGTTCTGAACTCAGAGTCGCCGGCCCGACCGGGTCGGCCGACTCCCACTCAGTCCCGGGTGGCGAGGGCGTCGACGAGGCGGCGGCAGGAGCCGGCCAGGTTCCACTGCTCGGCCAGCTCCAGCAACCGGTCCGGGTCCGCCGGCGCCGTCGGCAGCGCGGTGGGCAGCGGCGGCAGCGGCACGTCGGTGGCGACCCGGACCACCTTCGGCGCGACGGCCAGATAGTCCCGGGCCGCGTCCAGCTTGGCCCGCAGCCCGGGGGCGAACCCGGACGTCGGGTCGTCGAGCGCGTCGAGGATGCCGGCGAGGCCGCCGTACCGGTCGATCAGCCGGGCGGCGGTCTTCTCGCCCACCCCGGGCACCCCGGGCAGCCCGTCGCTCGGGTCGCCGCGCAGCGCCGCGAAGTCGGCGTACCGGTCGGCGGGGACGCCGTACCGGGCCCGGACCGCGGCGTCGTCGCAGTCGTCCAGCTTCGCCACGCCCCGGCCGACGTAGAGCAGCCGCACCCGGCGGGTGTCGTCGATCAGCTGGAACAGGTCGCGGTCGCCGGAGACCACCTCGACCGGGCCGGGCTGGGTCACCGAGAGCGTGCCGAGCACGTCGTCGGCCTCGTAGCCGGTGGCGCCGACGGCGGTGACGCCGATCGCGGCGAGGACCTCCAGGATCATCGGCACCTGGGGGGAGAGCGTGTCGGGCACCACCTCGCCGCCCTCCGGCGCGACCCGGTGCGCCTTGTACGACGGCAGCAGCTCCACCCGCCAGGCCGGCCGCCAGTCGTGGTCGAGCGCGCAGACCATCCGGTCCGGCCGACGGGTGCGGACGAGCTGGGCCAGCATGTCGAGGAAGCCGCGGACGGCGTTGACGGGCTGGCCCGCCGCCGTCCGCGCGGCCGACTCGGGAATGCCGAAGTAGGCCCGGAAATAGAGGCTGGGGGCGTCGATCAGCAGGATCGGGGGTTGCTCTGCCACGCCGACAGCCTGGCACAGCGGTACGACGTCGTGGGGGACCGGCACGGCCCGGTCCAGGCTGGTGGCGGGGCGGCGGTCCCCCGTCCGGCGGGTGACCCGGGCAGACTGCGGGGATGACGTTCGTACCCGGGTTGGTCCTCGCCCGGCGCTTCCACGACGAGGTGCTGGCCCCGCTGCTGGCCCGGCGCCGGCCCGGGCTGCGGTACGCGGCCGGCCTGCTCGACGGCGGCTCGGAGCTGCTCGGCCTGGACACCGCGCGTTCCACCGACCACGACTGGGGTCCCCGGGCGCTGCTCCTGGTCGACGACCCGGCCGAGGTGGCCCCGCTGCTCAGGCTGCTGGACGCGGAGCTGCCGGCCCGGTTCCTCGACTGGCCGACCCGGTTCCGGGGTGGGCCGGAGGTCCGCCTCGGTGTCGCCGACCCGGCCGGTGAGCGGCACGGGGTGCAGGTGGCCGAGCTGGGCGGTTGGCTGCGCGACCGGCTCGGCTTCGACCCGCGTGGCGGGGTGGGGACGGCGGACTGGCTGGCCACGCCCACCCAGCGGCTGGCCGAGCTGACCGGGGGCGCGGTCTTCCACGACGGTCTCGGCGGGGCGCTGCACACCGTCCGGGCCCGCCTGGCCTGGTATCCGGACGACGTGTGGCGGCACGTGCTGGCCGCCGCGTGGGCCCGCGTCGCGCAGGCCGAGCACCTGGTCGGACGTTGCGCGGAGGTGGGTGACGAGCTGGGCAGCCGGGTGGTCGCCGCCGGGGTCGCCCGGGACCTGATGCGGCTGGGGCTGCTGCTGCACCGCCGCTGGCCCCCGTACGCCAAGTGGCTCGGCACGGTCTTCGCCGGCCTGCCCGCGGCCGGGCCGGTGGTCGCGGCGCTGGTCGACGCCCTCGGCCCCGCCGGCTGGGCGGACCGGCAGGCCGGCCTGGTCCGGGCCCTGGAGACGGTCGCCGGCTGGACCAACGACACCGGCCTGGCCGAGGCGGTCGACCCGACGGCCCGCCCCTTCCACCAGCGGCCCTTCCTGGTGCTCGACGCCGGCCGGTTCGCCGCCGCGCTGCGGGCCGGGATCACCGACCCGGTGCTGCGGGCCCGGCCGCCGCTCGGGGCGGTCGACCAGTACGTCGACAGCGTCGACGTGCTCACCCACCCCGAGCGGGTCCGTCGGGTGGCCGGGGCCCTGCCGCCCGGGTGAGGGCGGTCCGCGGGGTCGGTCAGCCGACCGGCGCGGGCACCGGGGGCGGCCCGTCGACCCGCAGGTCGGTGAGGTCGCGCAGGCGCCGCACGGGGGACAGCAGCAGGGCCAGCGGGGCGAGCGCCGCCGCGCCGGCGAAGAGCAGCAGGGTGACCCGGGTGCCGACGACCCCGGCGAGGGCACCGGCGACCAGGCCGCCGACCGGGATCGCGCCCCAGGAGACGAACCGGACGGTGGCCATCACCCGGGAGAGCAGCTCGGGCGGGCTGGCGGTCTGCCGGTAGGTGCGGGTGGTGACGCTCAGCACCACCACCCCGCCGGCGAAGGCCACGTTGCCGGCGGCGAACGCCAGGTAGGCCGGCCAGCCCACCCCGAGCGGGACGACGGCCGCGCCGAGGACGGCGACCGCGCAGGCGACCAGCAGCGAGCGTGCGGTGCCCCACCGGCCGGTGATCCACGGCGTCAGCGCCGCGCCGAGCACGGAACCGACGCCCTCGACCGCGAGCAGCACGCCGACCAGGGCGGCCGGGGCGTGCAGCTCCCGGACCAGGTGGAGCGGATAGACGGCGAGCTGCGCCCCGCAGACGACGTTGACCGCCGTGGCGGCCCACATCGTCGGGCCCAGCACCGGATGGCGGGTGACGTAGCGCCAGCCCTCCCCGATCAGCTCCCGGACCGGGGGCCACCGGTCGGGGGCGTCGACCCGGCGGGCGGGCAGCGAGCGCAGCAGCGCCGCCGAGACGAGGTAGCCGGCCGCGTCGACCAGCACCGTCGGGACCGCGCCGAGGGCCTGCGCCGCCAGCCCGCCCAGGGACGGCCCGCTGAGCTGGGTGGCGGCATGCGTGGCGGAGGTGAGGCTGTTGCGGGCGTGCAGCTGCTCGCGGGCGACGATCTCCGGGAGGAAAGTGGCGTTGGCGACGTCGAAGAGCACGGTGGCGAAGCCCACCACCAGCGCCACGACCACGAGCTGGGCGACGCTCAACCAACCCCACCACCAGGCCAGCGGAACGGACGCGATCGCCCCGGCGCGGGCCAGGTCGGCGCCGACCTGCGCGCCGCGCAGCGGCAGCCGCTGCACGATCACCCCGGCGGGCAGCCCGATCACCAGCCAGGCGGCGAAGCTCGCCGCGGTGATCAGGCCCATCTCGAAGGCGCTCGCGTCGAGCACGGTCAGTGCGGTCAGCGGCAGCGCCACGGCGCCGACCGCCGACCCGACCGAGCTGGTCGTGCCGGCGGCCCACCATCGCCAGAACACCCCGGCTCCCTGAACGACGGCCATGCCGCCCACCCCCGTACGCGCGAGCCAGTGAGTTCCAATCTGGAACGGACTATAGTCGGCGGGACGGGTCGAGCGGGAGGTGGGACGTGCGACGGGCCGACCTCGGCGACGCGGACTGTGGCATCGCGCAGGCACTCGGCGTGCTCGGCGACTGGTGGACCGTGCTGATCGTCCGCGAGGTCGCCGGAGGCACCACCCGGTTCGACGCCCTCCAGCGGGAGCTGGGCGTGAGCCGGCGCGCCCTGACCGAGCGGCTCGGCGCGCTGGTGGCGAACGGGGTGCTGCGCCGTGAGCCGTACTCGCGGCATCCGCCGCGCCACGACTACCTGCTCACCGCGAAGGGCGAGGGGCTGCTGCCGGTGCTGGTCGCGCTCCAGGACTGGGGCACCCGGCACGTGCTGGGCCAGGGTGACCTCACCGCCACCGCCGAACCCGGCTCCGCCGAGGCGCGCCGGGTGCACGGTCTCGTCGGGCGCCGGCTCCCCCCGGTGCTGCTGCCCCGGCACGACGGCGGCGCGGAGCCACCGGCCGGGACCGGCCGATGGACCGTGCTGTACCTCTTCCCGGGGGCGTTCGCCCCCGCCGCCCAGGGCCTCCCACCGGGCTGGGCGGACATTCCCGGCGCCGTCGGGTGCACGCTGGAATCCCGGACGTACGCCGACCGGCACGCCCGCTTCAGGGACGCCGGTGCGGAGGTACGCGGGGTGAGCACCCAGCGCCCCGACCAGCTCGCCGCCTTCGCCGCGCACGCCCGACTGCCCTACCCGCTCCTGTCCGACCAGGACGGCCGGCTCGCCGCCGGGCTGCTCCTGCCGACCTTCCGGGCCGGCGGGGTGGACCGGTTCAAGCGGCTCACCCTGCTGGTGGACCCGGAGACGGTGATCCGGGAGGTGCAGTTCCCGGTCACCGACCCGGCCGGCTCGGTGGACGAGATGCTCGACCTGGTCCGGCGCCGGTCCCGCCCTCAGGCGGGCGCGACGAAGTAGAAGCGCCGGTAGCCCAGCAGCATCCCCTCGTCGGTCAGCGTGAACACGTCGACGAAGTCCAGGTCGGTCCGGCTCGACGAGCCGGTGTAGCGGCCCGTCACCGCCACCCCGTCGCCGTCCGCGATGACCTTGAAGATCTGGTGCCGGGTCGGCGGGCCGGCGACCTGGGCGTGGATCCGGAGCACCTCGGCCCGGCCCCGGCCCTGCGCCAGGTCCGGCCGCCGCACCTGCACGTGCTCGTCGAGCAGCGAGGCGTAGCCGTCGATGTCGCCCGTGTCGAGATAGTGGTACGACAGTCGCACGTGGTCGACTCCGGCCGCGGTGGCGACAGCGCTGCGCGT
This genomic interval from Micromonospora sp. CCTCC AA 2012012 contains the following:
- a CDS encoding diacylglycerol/lipid kinase family protein produces the protein MLAVTAHDHVPTGPVAVLANPTAGRGRHRGLLPELLARLGTAGHPVRLLEARTPDEAEAACHAAVADGAGALVAVGGDGTIHRALQAVAGTDVPFGPVPAGTGNDFAVDTGFPADPLAAAEVIAAALREGRRHPVDLARLTAADGGPDRWYGAVLAAGFDAIVNERANRMRRPRGPRRYDLAILVELARLRPRRYRLRLDGVPHEVDAVLVAVGNCASYGGGMRICPDADPTDGLLDVVVGGRFDRRTLMRVKPQIYRGTHVTHPLVRSYRARTVELWAEGITSYADGERALELPVRITAEPQAVRLLR
- a CDS encoding EamA family transporter; translation: MTSTAPIPVRAPRRCGGRLGAVGLVLGGALSVHFGSAVAALLFPRAGVAGTVTLRLTLGALLMLLACRPRLRGHDRAAWLSVVAFGLALAGMNSVFYQAIDRIPLGPAVTLEVLGPLTLSVLTAHRWTAWCWAGLALAGVALLGQGGFDRLNPVGAGLALTAGALWAAYIVCSARVGGRFPRADGLALALAVAAVITLPFGLLDAGTRLWHPGTLALGAGLALLASVLPYTLELLALRRLPTSTFAVLMSLGPALATLAGWLVLHQDLRAVELLAIGLVIVASVGAVRAAAPRTDEPGEPAGPVAEGPDGQLSAAAAPPAARR
- a CDS encoding TetR/AcrR family transcriptional regulator, with protein sequence MIEMSPRDRIVRAAAALLAEGGRDAVTTRAVSRAAGVQAPTLYRQFGDLRGLLDAAASFRFATWLHDQAAPEAADPVDDLRHGWDTLVAFGVAQPACHTLMYGDPRPGERPTAARVAADILRQLVHRVAEAGRLRVDVDRAAEMVHAANCGVTLTLIAGGDPALSTAVREALLTAVCADSPAARTLRPPDRPVRHAVALRAALPEVAADLSPAERALLAEWLDRLVGVHPSRAAGAA
- a CDS encoding HAD family hydrolase, yielding MPDHAEPPHTSSGADDAVRPSPSRRPVEAVLFDFHGTLAQVEEPREWVLQAAAACGVELDRVKATSLADRLLTAGRAGGPLPARVPPRLAELWADRDLYEHAHRAAYTGLAETVDAGIDGFADALYERLLIPDGWVPYPDTEAVLKALRQGGVKVAVVSNIGFDIRPLFAAWGLADLVDAYALSYEVGRCKPDPGIFLRACGLLGVDPEHTLMVGDTPADAGAAAAGCAVLVLPAAEPGRASGLGAVLDLALSS
- a CDS encoding DEAD/DEAH box helicase, with translation MSSPAERYAAARRRAAQASAFPALDEFARDLGFDLDDFQREACESLERGSGVLVCAPTGAGKTVVGEFAVHLALRGAPGQPAAADAAPGPTTRRKCFYTTPIKALSNQKYHDLVDRYGAEQVGLLTGDNAINGDAPVVVMTTEVLRNMLYAGSSTLQGLAYVVMDEVHYLADRFRGGVWEEVIIHLPASVTLVSLSATVSNAEEFADWLVTVRGETAVVVSEHRPVPLWQHMLVGKRMFDLFHDADAARKHDVHPELLRYTRDTVRRLELGEGRSAGPGAGRRGPRWRGPLRPDIVERLDRENLLPAILFIFSRAGCQAAVQQCLAAGLRLTSAEERAEIREVVESRITAIPGEDLTVLGYWEWLDGLERGLAAHHAGMLPAFKEVVEELFVRGLVKAVFATETLALGINMPARCVVLERLVKFNGEAHVDLTPGEYTQLTGRAGRRGIDVEGHAVVVWSPETDPRHVAGLASTRTYPLRSSFRPSYNMAVNLVGTVGAEPARALLESSFAQFQADRSVVGLARQVQRNTETIEAYGAEAACHQGDFDEYFALRVAIADRERAIARQGQTQRKAAAVASLERLRIGDVIRVPSGRRAGLAVVLDPATGGFGEPRPLVLTQDRWAGRVTPGDFTTPAEVLARIRVPKHFNHRSPAARRDLAAEVSGTGLDRHGGRRGGRSRQAAGEDHRLSQLRSELRRHPCHACAEREEHARWAERRRRLERDTEELRERVAGRTGSLARTFDRIVALLTARGYLSADGEVTDAGRMLGRIWTEADLLVAECLRRGVWDGLSPAELAAAVSVVVFEARRDVDERASLPRGPVSEAVEATLKLWGEIEADEAARGLTVTREPDLGFAWPIYRWAKGETLAKVLASGHQIDGEMPAGDFVRWSRQVVDLLGQLADSGGASAELRATARQAIGTVNRGVLAYHATA
- a CDS encoding MHYT domain-containing protein, with translation MAEINHFEYGWITPALSYALSVLGSALGLVCAGRIRTATTGGQRARWGLLAAWALGGTAIWAMHFMAMLGFAVQGTRIRYDVPITAASTAIAVAAVGIGLAIVGTGRLSVVRLLAGGLFTGLGVAAMHYTGMAAMRLDGTLAYDPTRVALSVLIAVVAATVALWLSMTVRRGLAIAASALVMGIAVNGMHFTGMSALSVHVHDRQGELAGTEVSGLLVPIVLAVVFGVVGLVYALLAAPTEDDLAGAAYLDARRSPEHSRPTPEPTPDPVGLRGRTTLGSPGTPFPSRRDTSSR
- a CDS encoding 5'-3' exonuclease, encoding MAEQPPILLIDAPSLYFRAYFGIPESAARTAAGQPVNAVRGFLDMLAQLVRTRRPDRMVCALDHDWRPAWRVELLPSYKAHRVAPEGGEVVPDTLSPQVPMILEVLAAIGVTAVGATGYEADDVLGTLSVTQPGPVEVVSGDRDLFQLIDDTRRVRLLYVGRGVAKLDDCDDAAVRARYGVPADRYADFAALRGDPSDGLPGVPGVGEKTAARLIDRYGGLAGILDALDDPTSGFAPGLRAKLDAARDYLAVAPKVVRVATDVPLPPLPTALPTAPADPDRLLELAEQWNLAGSCRRLVDALATRD
- a CDS encoding DUF4037 domain-containing protein, with amino-acid sequence MTFVPGLVLARRFHDEVLAPLLARRRPGLRYAAGLLDGGSELLGLDTARSTDHDWGPRALLLVDDPAEVAPLLRLLDAELPARFLDWPTRFRGGPEVRLGVADPAGERHGVQVAELGGWLRDRLGFDPRGGVGTADWLATPTQRLAELTGGAVFHDGLGGALHTVRARLAWYPDDVWRHVLAAAWARVAQAEHLVGRCAEVGDELGSRVVAAGVARDLMRLGLLLHRRWPPYAKWLGTVFAGLPAAGPVVAALVDALGPAGWADRQAGLVRALETVAGWTNDTGLAEAVDPTARPFHQRPFLVLDAGRFAAALRAGITDPVLRARPPLGAVDQYVDSVDVLTHPERVRRVAGALPPG
- a CDS encoding MFS transporter, which gives rise to MAVVQGAGVFWRWWAAGTTSSVGSAVGAVALPLTALTVLDASAFEMGLITAASFAAWLVIGLPAGVIVQRLPLRGAQVGADLARAGAIASVPLAWWWGWLSVAQLVVVALVVGFATVLFDVANATFLPEIVAREQLHARNSLTSATHAATQLSGPSLGGLAAQALGAVPTVLVDAAGYLVSAALLRSLPARRVDAPDRWPPVRELIGEGWRYVTRHPVLGPTMWAATAVNVVCGAQLAVYPLHLVRELHAPAALVGVLLAVEGVGSVLGAALTPWITGRWGTARSLLVACAVAVLGAAVVPLGVGWPAYLAFAAGNVAFAGGVVVLSVTTRTYRQTASPPELLSRVMATVRFVSWGAIPVGGLVAGALAGVVGTRVTLLLFAGAAALAPLALLLSPVRRLRDLTDLRVDGPPPVPAPVG